A window of Agelaius phoeniceus isolate bAgePho1 chromosome 9, bAgePho1.hap1, whole genome shotgun sequence genomic DNA:
ACAGTTCTGGTTACAGCAGTGCTTTTGAGCCATGTATAATCCCAGCAGTTCTTGAATGCTGTAAATGAATAACCTggtttgtgctgcagcagcagcagcagctcaggagggtGGGAGCTGCAGTGTGCTCACCCCAGCCCCGTGTGGTCCCTGGTGCCCAGAGCTTGCAGCCTGGAGCCCTGCACCTACCGAGGGACTCCCAGCCCCGGGCAGAAACCCTCTGCAGGACTgcgagcagggctggaggaccTGCCTGCTTGCTGCCAGCTATAATCTCTGGCCCTGAGCAAACTTTCTAATGTGAAAACTCACAATGAATAGAGCGTTATAAAAAAATATGGCATGAAACTCATATAAGTAGGTTTAATCAGAAACAAAGGCTGAATACTGTACAAATGAGGAAATTTTGGTCACAGGAGACTGTAGAGAACTTTTCTCAAATATGCATTTGTTGGCTATGGCTGTCTCAGTCTATCAAttcaacattttctaaattagGAGGGATTTATATAAACAGAGCATGGTCTCTAAGGTGCTGTTTATGGTCTGTCTGGCATAAATATTTATGATCATTCTAAAATTAGTGATTTTTCTAAAGCGTGCTTTTGTTTAATACAGCTCCTGACAGTCCCTGTGGTAAATATGCCGTTTTGTTTTTTATGAGAGAAACAGAGGCAACAGAGAAACCCACTGAAAAATACAGCTGCAAAGACAGCTGATCAATGGAGGGTCGTTCTCAGCTGTGAACTGCAGACTCTCTGCTGTCTGAGAAGAATTCCCTCCTACACACTTTCCCCCAGGGCATGCAATCCTTTTCCCACGTGCCATGCAAACCTACCCATGCCCCGCaggaatatatatataggagcagggggctgggaggaagtgctggagctgctgcctcctgcaatAGAACACGTGTGATCACACGGAGTGCATCTGCTTACTCAGATCTGGTGTCAGAATGATAATTCATGTCCTctctgcagaaataaaaataaactgggTTCAGGCTGAGTTCAACAATCTTAGGTTGCATATCAGCAGTTACCAATCTTCCTGGGAGGTGAGGCATTTTTCAAGTTCCCACTAGGAGGAAAGAATCCAGATAAAAGCCTGGTGCATGATGAGAGGCATGGTGCTCACAGTGACGTGACTCATACTCATTGGTCGTGACTTCAGTGGGCTTTTGTGAGCCATGACTACAGCATCTTTTAGCAGGATTTCCTTGAGTCACTGGCCTGTCTATTACAGATCTATAGATCTGTGGAACCTGAACAAGCTTGTAGAATAGACTGTTCCTGTTCGTGTACTGCATTACGAATTGTAAAGTGCAACTGTGGGTAGACTGTCAATTCATTTCTATCTTAATCTCTCTTTTGAATAACAAAGCTGTATTAAAAAGTTGTAACTATGTCATTGCCAGATCTTGCAAGTAAAGTCTGCTCTTAGTATAGAATCACCAAATGAGAATAATAAATGACTGAAAATTATTGTGAacttccaagcccctcaccaaaTTCAGCCATCCAAACAtcccttcttcctctgcctctttCCATTCTCACTATTGTCCCTTGTTACACAGCTAGGAACATGGATTTCAGAACAAGAGTTAAGCAAGTTTGCTATGGTCCTCCACTTGAATCACTTCAGCAAAtctcaaacacagaaaaaatttgAATTCATTTATGAAAATTTATCAGGAAGATGGAAAATTGGCAAGCTGTAAAGAGGACAATCCACTGCTTTAATTCAATTTGCACAAGCTGACAAGATTTAATTGATGTACTTTTGCAATGGGAATTAATTTGTCCAAACTCGGAGAGGCCAGGCAGCAGTCattgaaagggaaagaaatgggTTTAAAAAAGAATTTGAGGTCACAGGGAATAATTGTACATTGTATTATTGTTGATAAATACCTGATAGTTGTGgtgagaaggaaagaagaaggagtcagactcttctctgcagtgacaggacTGTGACAGGATCAGAGGCAATGGACAAAAGCTGAAACATAGAAAACCCCCCTTAAACATAAGAGAACACTTTTTCAGAGGGGTGTAGTGAAACACTGAAACAAGTTACCCAGAGAGATTCTGGAGTATTCACCCTGGAAGATATTCAAAGCTgggccaggcagagccctgagcaccagccctggctggagctgctctaaGCTGAGGACTTGGACTTGACAGCTTCCAGAGGTCCCTGCCAACATCCACCTCTTGTGGTTCTTCAGTACCTACACAGAGATCAGAAATACGAGAATAGAAAGACCAGAAACTTATCCGTAGGACAAGATTCAAGAAATAGGAGCTGATGTAAATGCCTGAAGTTAATTGCATAGTTTTGACCATTTGACTTGCTGGAGCAATTTGCTAAGGACTATTGTGGGCATTCCAACAATTCCaactttaaaatcaaattagaTTTTATTCTAAATATAGTGATAgggcaagggggaatggctttaaacagGAAGAGGGTCTTTTAGTTAATGATTTATTCTATATAAAGTATATTCTTATACTTCATAAAACACATTCCTGAATGGGACCTATGTTCCAGTGAATTTAAGTATCTTGGTGCATCCTTCAGGTCATGATTTTCATTACATTCTTTTGGcctcagaaaatggaaaaaaatgcagaatataTTCTTTTGCATTGTCACCAGGTAGAAAAAACCTCCAGTGAGAAGACCAGTGGATATACTTTTTGAACaccataaatatatttttaaagaaataaaaacatctttgaaaaagaaaatatagcaAAAGAAAGACCTATACAAGCAATATTTCTCCCTGGCCTGCCCTGCAGGATTGGTCTTTGCAGGGAGAAAATATTGGTGTATCTCTTAGGCTGAggttttaaaaagtttttaagAAAAACTCTCCCAAAGTACAGCTATAACCGTGATGCCCAACTTTGGTAATACTTGTAAATTTGTGGAAGACATGCTTCCTTCTGACTACAGAGGATGGTCAGGATGATGGGCACAGAACTGGAGCTCACAAAGACCTTTTGTATGCCAAGCTAGCTCAGAATATGGGAGCACGTGCACCTGAGCAGCACAATTTCTAGCTCATTGTGTCACTGGGACAGCTGCCAGTGCATGCAGTGTGTGGCACATGAACAGAGTGCCTGAAGAGCCTGCCTCAGTTCAAACATTTATCTCTGGATAGCTCCCTGAGTGGGTCTGTGCAGCCTCTTTGTCCAGCTATAGCGTGCTGCAAACGTTCAGGTTACAGCACCCATTCTGCTGCATGTTCAGCTTctgtaaaaagcagaaaatcctTCCCATCCTTCCCTTTGACTGTGGCAATTTTCAGAAGGGAAGGTGGTGCAGCTTGTCAGCATCTTCTGTGGGATGGCTGGGTAGTGACAGCCTGGGCTCCACACTGGCATGAGGCAGACCAAGACAGAGCTGGGGGCTGTTTTTCACAGCCTTCTGTCAGGCAGCCAGACCAAATCCCTTCTGACACAAAGAGGGCATTTTTAGAATAACTAACATTCAGACAGTGACAAGCTAGACAAAGTGATGTGTTTCAGAAAATTGATGCTCAGGAGGGAAGATGGAGGTATCAGGGAAGGAGGATTCTCAGCTTTACAGAGCCATATTAAAGATGAgctaaatattttcaaaacaaaaagaagtaaAAGTAAGTTGGCTAAAACCACCAATTATGTTTGACCTTTCTTTCCTATAAGCAAAATCTTAGAGTTGAACTGAGGCCTCCCTCATATGAAAAGATCTTGCTCCTTCTGGTATGTTACTCCTTTCTAGATATGGGGAAGATGGCGTTTGTAACCTATGTGATTCCAGCCTTTCACCCTAATCAAGAGACTGCCCACAAGATGGGAGTGCATGGCAGATCCACCTCcccacagaaagcaaagctgtGCACTGCCAGTGCCTTGGAGCACTGTGGAACCTCTGAATCTGCAATAACCACGGCTCCGAAATGCCCAAGGCATCTTCCCCTGTACCCTTCAAGTCAACTTTGTTTAACAGAAAACCCAAGATGTCAAGGCCACAAAAGAGAAGCATGAAGAATGTTTCTCACAGTTACAATTGCAGGGAGTCCCAgatccctccctccccaccccagaCTCCCCAGCCCCCAAGCAGAAGTgcctggagaggctgcagcagccctggcgcAAAGGGCGGAAAGGGCACAGCTCGCTCTCTCACGGGAGCATATTG
This region includes:
- the LOC143694816 gene encoding uncharacterized protein LOC143694816, producing MYLVFPFTFPDAKQGTEEPQEVDVGRDLWKLSSPSPQLRAAPARAGAQGSAWPSFEYLPGFCPLPLILSQSCHCREESDSFFFPSHHNYQHPEERRKSLDLCALS